In the genome of Cupriavidus malaysiensis, one region contains:
- a CDS encoding Lrp/AsnC family transcriptional regulator — MKPKQPEIDDKSWRLLGVLQADARCPLKTAAAAAGLSIPAAAERVRKLEEAGIIRGYHADISPAAAGYGIQAVIGITAPQPQKRKLLDLLGRSPQVLECLHVTGADSYLLRVVAADIAELEQFIGTINGYGETRTSIVMSEPLPRRGLQRP, encoded by the coding sequence CCGAAATCGATGACAAGTCCTGGCGCCTGCTGGGCGTCCTGCAGGCCGACGCGCGCTGCCCGTTGAAAACCGCCGCGGCGGCCGCCGGCCTGTCGATCCCGGCGGCGGCCGAGCGCGTGCGCAAGCTCGAGGAGGCCGGCATCATCCGCGGCTACCACGCCGACATCTCGCCTGCCGCTGCCGGCTACGGCATCCAGGCGGTGATCGGCATCACAGCTCCGCAACCCCAAAAGCGCAAGCTGCTCGACCTGCTCGGCCGCTCGCCGCAAGTGCTCGAATGCCTGCACGTCACGGGGGCCGACTCCTACCTGCTGCGCGTGGTGGCGGCCGACATCGCCGAATTGGAACAATTCATCGGCACTATCAACGGCTATGGCGAGACACGCACTTCGATCGTCATGTCGGAGCCGCTGCCCCGGCGCGGCCTGCAAAGGCCCTGA
- the cqsA gene encoding alpha-hydroxyketone-type quorum-sensing autoinducer synthase — protein sequence MNAQAANIISLRKPAPARDTPPLPEWIQARMRRHFDDRLGRLWGGDHLLHGRVPGADALYLNSNDYLCLLGERTLVRAQARTLLRGERELLMSTVFQHGDTPQRRAERRLAALMQAEDGLIAQSGWAANVGLVQCIAGPGIPVYIDMNGHASLWEGITAAGAQAVPIRHNDVDHLRRQVERLGPGVILADSVYSTTGAVAPLAGLADVAQASGSVLVVDESHSLGTHGPGGAGLVAALGLGARVHFRTASLAKAFGGRAGFIACSPQFKDFFAVEARPAIFSSGLLRHEIAWFEAAADFIAAADERRARLHAITRSTRDAIAALGYNISDGSEQIIGLEAGSEPQVMLLRDALQARGIFGSVFCAPATPRNRALMRLTLHAKLTAAEIERLLGVLAEIRDEVRLDQWSSTRRARRAVPGMPGTQPPAQSLAA from the coding sequence ATGAACGCCCAAGCCGCGAACATCATCTCCCTGCGCAAGCCCGCCCCGGCGCGCGACACCCCCCCTCTGCCGGAGTGGATCCAGGCACGCATGCGACGGCATTTCGACGACCGGCTGGGCCGGCTCTGGGGTGGCGACCACCTGCTGCACGGCCGCGTGCCCGGCGCCGACGCCCTCTACCTGAACAGCAACGACTATCTCTGCCTGCTCGGCGAGCGGACGCTGGTGCGGGCCCAGGCGCGCACGCTGCTGCGCGGCGAGCGCGAACTGCTGATGTCGACCGTGTTCCAGCACGGCGACACGCCGCAACGCCGCGCCGAACGTCGCCTGGCAGCGCTGATGCAGGCCGAGGACGGACTGATCGCCCAGTCCGGCTGGGCCGCCAACGTCGGCCTGGTGCAGTGCATCGCCGGCCCGGGCATCCCGGTCTACATCGATATGAATGGCCATGCCTCGCTATGGGAAGGCATCACCGCGGCCGGTGCCCAGGCGGTGCCGATCCGCCACAATGACGTCGACCACCTGCGGCGCCAGGTGGAACGCCTGGGACCGGGCGTGATCCTGGCCGACTCCGTGTACAGCACCACCGGCGCCGTCGCGCCGCTGGCCGGGCTGGCCGATGTCGCCCAGGCCAGCGGATCGGTGCTGGTGGTGGACGAATCACACTCGCTCGGCACGCACGGACCGGGCGGCGCGGGCCTGGTGGCCGCGCTCGGACTGGGCGCGCGGGTGCATTTCCGTACCGCCTCGCTGGCCAAGGCCTTCGGCGGACGGGCCGGCTTCATCGCCTGCTCGCCGCAGTTCAAGGACTTCTTCGCGGTCGAGGCGCGGCCGGCCATCTTCAGCTCCGGCCTGCTGCGGCACGAGATCGCCTGGTTCGAAGCCGCCGCCGACTTCATCGCCGCCGCCGACGAGCGGCGCGCCCGCCTGCACGCGATCACGCGCAGCACGCGCGACGCCATCGCCGCGCTCGGCTACAACATCAGCGACGGCAGCGAACAGATCATCGGGCTCGAGGCCGGCTCGGAACCCCAGGTCATGCTGCTGCGCGACGCGCTGCAGGCCCGCGGTATTTTCGGCTCGGTCTTCTGCGCTCCCGCAACCCCCAGGAATCGGGCATTGATGCGCCTTACCCTGCATGCCAAACTGACGGCCGCGGAAATCGAGCGCCTGCTCGGTGTGCTGGCCGAGATCCGCGACGAGGTGCGGCTCGACCAATGGTCGTCGACGCGGCGCGCCCGCCGCGCCGTGCCGGGCATGCCTGGCACGCAGCCGCCGGCGCAATCGCTCGCTGCCTGA